A genomic segment from Thermodesulfobacteriota bacterium encodes:
- a CDS encoding cyclic nucleotide-binding domain-containing protein produces the protein MKESKYLKDTMQNVEKLLTIPLMKEFKSKALGNILKQSKICQYDDGETIIREGDVSPLLYFLLSGEVRVMKDGEDLATLKRKGDVFGEMSMLTDSHRSASATAVGETTCLAVDSSLINNFSEHDKLAFCCILYRVLAEVVTERLKKTSADIIRLKKENEELKARLGV, from the coding sequence ATGAAGGAATCCAAGTATTTAAAAGACACCATGCAGAATGTGGAAAAACTCCTTACCATCCCTTTGATGAAGGAGTTCAAGAGCAAAGCCCTGGGAAACATCCTCAAGCAGAGCAAGATCTGCCAGTATGATGACGGGGAAACGATCATCAGGGAAGGTGACGTCAGCCCCTTGCTTTATTTTCTCCTTTCGGGCGAAGTCCGGGTGATGAAGGACGGCGAGGACCTCGCGACCTTGAAACGCAAGGGGGATGTATTCGGCGAGATGAGCATGTTGACCGATTCGCATCGTTCGGCATCGGCCACCGCCGTCGGCGAGACCACCTGCCTGGCGGTGGATTCTTCCCTGATCAACAATTTTTCCGAACACGACAAACTGGCGTTCTGCTGCATCCTTTACCGCGTGCTGGCGGAGGTGGTTACGGAGCGGTTGAAAAAAACCAGTGCGGACATCATCAGGTTAAAAAAAGAAAACGAGGAACTCAAGGCGCGGCTAGGAGTATAG
- a CDS encoding pancreas/duodenum homeobox protein 1: MMMNDRDYQSLFTEAALEKIFPQEKADQFFEALYGDSDEGAYDIGLAFAGHTGNQLNFEFHLRQRPGKCLACNLTYGLPNVLSRHPVIDVKGLVNEINSLLDGRASCRNWKIGRTREVSRILHVVPFVIELETR, translated from the coding sequence ATGATGATGAATGACCGTGATTACCAGTCGCTTTTTACCGAAGCGGCCCTGGAAAAGATTTTTCCTCAAGAAAAGGCCGATCAATTTTTCGAGGCGCTATACGGTGATTCAGATGAAGGCGCCTATGATATCGGCCTGGCCTTTGCCGGCCATACCGGCAATCAGTTGAATTTCGAATTTCACCTGCGCCAGCGACCGGGGAAATGCCTGGCCTGCAACCTGACCTATGGGTTGCCGAATGTGCTGAGCCGGCATCCGGTGATTGATGTCAAGGGCCTGGTCAATGAGATCAACTCCCTGCTGGACGGACGGGCGTCCTGCCGGAACTGGAAAATCGGCCGGACCCGGGAAGTGTCCCGAATACTCCACGTAGTTCCCTTTGTTATCGAGTTGGAAACCCGGTGA
- a CDS encoding rhodanese-like domain-containing protein — protein sequence MTGNEYPLEKMVLAYLILLAVPVGIYMSVFWNVPAMRPAQARQVLTDQRKPAVLIDVRRPGEFLQGHINGAVNRPIDDILSPSAGRSISTQYPGQTLFFICSAGFDSARAVRQVMKESAQPVFNITGGMQKWPEGTAGGSGPYFSLIRGNSPPQPFPEMPAPISVQIAACAAAFAVKPLYMLLTAVLIFYLRKSAAMAGKALRLSMIFFLAGESFCALNYLFFGEDACLIEYLHIAGMVAAFGFAFSAAFQFMDLKLMNMAEMKIRCAATNVCPACYKYADAPCRGTQVLAFISLSLMTCGAMPLLASPRLDSYNTDIFGTMYHYAHPVVFQYFEIRYAPLAAMLLFGLAFLSWRRSGFTPSLSAVLLFSIGAGMLCFSFFRLFLFAVYADALWWYIIWEEITELLFITGICVLLWISRKSLSCPPQKPVQHGS from the coding sequence ATGACCGGAAACGAATACCCCTTGGAAAAAATGGTGCTGGCATATCTGATCCTCCTGGCTGTTCCCGTGGGAATCTATATGTCGGTTTTCTGGAACGTTCCCGCCATGCGCCCGGCGCAAGCGCGGCAAGTTCTTACCGATCAAAGGAAGCCCGCCGTACTGATCGATGTCCGCCGGCCGGGGGAATTCCTCCAGGGGCACATCAATGGAGCCGTCAACCGGCCTATTGACGATATCCTGTCGCCATCCGCCGGCCGGAGCATTTCCACCCAGTACCCGGGCCAGACGCTTTTTTTTATCTGTAGCGCGGGATTTGACAGCGCCAGGGCGGTACGGCAAGTCATGAAGGAGTCGGCGCAACCCGTGTTCAATATCACCGGCGGCATGCAGAAATGGCCCGAAGGCACGGCCGGCGGAAGCGGCCCCTATTTCAGCCTGATCAGGGGAAACAGCCCGCCGCAACCGTTTCCGGAAATGCCGGCGCCCATATCCGTTCAAATCGCCGCCTGTGCGGCGGCCTTTGCCGTGAAGCCACTTTACATGCTGCTGACCGCCGTGCTCATTTTTTATTTAAGAAAATCAGCGGCCATGGCCGGTAAAGCTTTGCGGTTATCCATGATATTCTTTCTTGCCGGGGAAAGCTTTTGCGCCCTCAATTACCTTTTTTTCGGGGAGGATGCCTGCCTGATCGAATACCTTCACATCGCCGGCATGGTGGCGGCCTTTGGTTTCGCTTTTTCCGCTGCCTTCCAGTTCATGGACCTGAAACTGATGAACATGGCGGAAATGAAAATTCGCTGTGCCGCCACCAATGTATGTCCGGCCTGCTACAAATACGCCGACGCCCCCTGCCGGGGCACTCAGGTTCTGGCCTTTATCTCTCTTTCGCTGATGACGTGCGGCGCCATGCCGCTGCTGGCCTCTCCACGCCTGGATTCATATAACACGGACATTTTCGGTACCATGTACCATTATGCCCATCCGGTTGTTTTCCAATATTTTGAAATCCGTTACGCCCCGCTGGCGGCCATGCTCCTCTTCGGCCTGGCGTTTCTGTCCTGGCGGCGAAGCGGTTTCACGCCCTCCCTGTCGGCCGTCCTGCTGTTTTCCATCGGGGCGGGGATGCTGTGTTTTTCTTTCTTCCGCCTGTTTCTGTTTGCCGTCTATGCTGACGCCCTCTGGTGGTATATTATCTGGGAAGAAATCACGGAGCTGCTTTTTATCACCGGCATCTGTGTCCTGTTATGGATTTCGAGAAAGTCACTATCGTGTCCGCCGCAAAAACCGGTACAGCACGGATCATGA
- a CDS encoding phosphatase PAP2 family protein — MTLPPTQPELSLSERLFAATGIYALFFASYTLANRTVSLESAVNLTLPVDRAIPFIPEFVYPFYLLYGFIVLPSFLIKSRRLFYRSVAAFSSLIVMSAVIFLLFPVYVPRPEFVPDGLAGNMVASIYRMDRPICGFPSLHVSTSLLATLVVFRNSKAQGMLFSVMFLLTSAATLFIKQHVVLDAAGGIVMALLIDRLFVSERMPSLRPLLKAGRLMVLSARRPPEALRSQRICFTECVTPGGTQYDLYDPVSPAQKTFIVIHGLTLQGEKDARLTAFAEQLAVSGIRTAAIALAGLKQCRFDDADTRAIADLAVALSSQYGDRTGIIGFSFGAGLALVAAAGPEARHLIDPMILFGPYYSLETVQSEIFLLALRQPVSEEEWNNHIWIRLVTVFRNMDGLALDTATRRKVSEMLTHYCHEPSIAVKHEFYETTLRHIDVRENGFAPLNLPAGAALSPENKLDLVQSRVLLLHDYYDALIPPDQSRLIFRELESSGNGKDHRLLITPLLSHVTPGTSLKVFDIFPLLNIFSKIYE, encoded by the coding sequence ATGACCTTACCCCCGACTCAACCGGAATTGTCCCTAAGCGAAAGGCTTTTTGCCGCGACGGGAATTTATGCCCTCTTTTTCGCATCCTATACGCTTGCCAACCGGACGGTTTCTCTTGAGTCAGCCGTCAACCTGACCCTGCCGGTGGACAGGGCCATCCCGTTCATCCCTGAATTTGTTTACCCCTTCTATCTCCTGTATGGTTTTATCGTTCTGCCGTCATTTCTGATCAAAAGCCGCCGGCTTTTTTACCGTTCGGTAGCGGCGTTTTCGTCGCTGATCGTGATGTCGGCCGTTATTTTTCTCCTTTTTCCGGTGTACGTGCCGCGCCCGGAATTTGTACCGGACGGACTGGCCGGAAACATGGTGGCTTCCATTTACCGCATGGACAGACCGATCTGCGGTTTTCCCAGTCTTCATGTATCAACGTCCCTGCTGGCCACCCTGGTGGTTTTCCGAAACAGTAAAGCCCAGGGTATGTTGTTTTCCGTCATGTTCCTTCTCACTTCAGCGGCCACCCTGTTCATCAAACAGCATGTTGTGCTCGACGCGGCCGGAGGAATCGTCATGGCCCTGCTGATCGACCGTCTTTTCGTCAGCGAGAGAATGCCTTCGCTCCGGCCGTTGCTCAAGGCCGGCCGTCTGATGGTGCTGTCGGCCAGACGTCCTCCGGAAGCGCTTCGTTCGCAACGGATTTGCTTCACTGAATGCGTGACCCCCGGAGGCACGCAATACGATTTGTATGATCCCGTTTCGCCGGCGCAAAAGACGTTTATCGTTATCCATGGGTTGACCCTGCAGGGAGAAAAGGATGCGCGGCTGACTGCCTTCGCGGAACAACTCGCCGTATCCGGCATCAGGACCGCCGCCATCGCCCTGGCCGGGTTAAAACAATGCCGCTTCGACGATGCCGACACGCGCGCCATTGCCGATCTGGCCGTGGCGTTGTCCTCGCAATACGGCGACCGAACAGGCATCATCGGTTTTTCCTTCGGCGCGGGCCTGGCCCTGGTCGCGGCCGCCGGTCCGGAGGCGCGTCATCTGATCGACCCGATGATTCTTTTCGGTCCTTATTACAGCCTGGAAACAGTTCAATCGGAAATTTTTCTGCTGGCATTGCGGCAACCGGTCAGTGAAGAAGAATGGAACAACCATATCTGGATCCGCCTGGTCACCGTTTTCCGGAACATGGACGGCCTGGCCCTGGACACCGCTACCCGGCGGAAAGTCAGCGAGATGCTGACGCATTACTGCCATGAGCCCTCTATAGCGGTCAAACACGAATTTTACGAAACGACTCTCCGGCACATCGATGTGAGAGAAAACGGCTTCGCCCCCCTCAACCTGCCTGCCGGAGCCGCCCTTTCCCCTGAGAACAAGCTGGATCTCGTCCAAAGCAGGGTGTTGCTTCTCCACGATTATTATGACGCCCTGATTCCCCCGGACCAGTCACGGCTGATTTTCCGGGAATTGGAAAGCAGCGGCAACGGGAAAGACCACCGGCTTCTGATTACGCCCCTGTTGTCCCATGTCACCCCGGGAACCTCTTTGAAAGTGTTTGATATTTTCCCTTTGCTCAATATATTTTCAAAAATATACGAATAA
- a CDS encoding choice-of-anchor U domain-containing protein, translated as MVTLCLAIGLLSSPLFINCAIAAIYYVDADATGNNDGLSWGNAFLTLQDALVIAVPGDQIWAAAGTYYPDEGAGQTDGARSSSFDIPSDVEVYGGFGGTNGAGGGILETGLDQRDWRNNITILSGDLNQDDTGGGDNSENAYQVVTFDGVSPQTVLDGFTITAGNADSGYAVGGGIYNDSLGSGAVSSPTISNCTISNNHADWSGGGVFNGTNSGSTSNPTLTNCVISRNSSSFGGGICNNTNDQCTCSPILLNCVISGNEANSGGGICNNAPYGTCRPKLTNCIISGNQAFQLGGGMWNSNYGFSYVVCEPILTNCTISGNRTVDDDWGYGPPNNGGGGIYSESSAVQLINCILWNNASPTFGSEILLNGTPLPSFTNCIVKGSGGSAAWDTSLGTDNGGNIDVDPLFVVPPDPAAAPTTAGDVHLQAGSPGIDQGTATGAPATDIDGHTRDASPDMGADEFVPDTDGDGEPDITDGCPNDPLKITSGACGCGTPDTDTDGDGTPNCSDGCPNDRLKTSPGACGCGTPDTDTDGNGTPDCVSAAPQGPVANAGPDQAVDSETLVYLYGYHSYDPDGTIVSYLWEQTDGPVVTLTDVNSMVAQFTSPSVVTGEVPLTFTLTVIDDDGLSSSASVHVTISSPYEDSCEEPPQPISPASGVKDLSLTPVLVIDKGLDPITCGTVDKTRWQISEDSDFQNLLYDRNVFEGDLFSHRVPPGVLKPYWTYYWRANIHCGSGCLSEYSTPSFFVTGGVENDANWDGMPDDQEPTGKRDLNGDGQPDTQGNHFRSVRTVVGNKNVAIETSGNITFLQSLGNNSQEIIDGMPANMPWGLINFRIETANPGDTVQVIIYLDKKAPADSVFYKYDPIDGWIDYSDHATFAPDMKSVTIEIQDGGFGDLDGVANGVVVDPAGIGTEKVGGGGSGGGCFLNVAFE; from the coding sequence TTGGTCACATTATGCTTAGCGATCGGGCTTTTATCGTCGCCCTTATTCATTAATTGTGCCATTGCCGCCATTTATTACGTAGATGCCGACGCTACGGGTAATAATGACGGACTTTCCTGGGGGAACGCTTTCTTAACCCTGCAGGATGCTCTGGTTATTGCCGTGCCCGGCGACCAGATATGGGCGGCGGCCGGCACCTACTATCCGGACGAGGGCGCCGGCCAGACCGACGGGGCACGCTCATCTTCCTTTGATATCCCAAGTGATGTGGAAGTTTACGGCGGATTTGGCGGCACGAACGGGGCCGGCGGCGGTATTTTGGAAACTGGTCTCGATCAACGGGACTGGCGCAACAATATCACTATCCTGAGCGGTGACCTGAATCAGGACGATACCGGCGGTGGCGACAACAGCGAAAACGCGTATCAAGTGGTTACTTTCGATGGCGTCAGCCCACAGACGGTACTGGATGGATTCACCATTACAGCCGGTAATGCCGACAGCGGATATGCGGTCGGCGGTGGTATTTATAATGATAGCCTGGGCAGCGGTGCTGTCAGCAGCCCGACAATAAGCAACTGCACCATTTCCAATAATCATGCGGACTGGTCAGGAGGAGGAGTGTTTAATGGCACCAATTCCGGATCCACGTCAAATCCAACCCTGACCAACTGCGTCATCAGCCGCAATTCCAGCTCTTTCGGCGGCGGAATCTGCAATAATACTAACGACCAGTGCACCTGCAGCCCGATCCTTTTAAACTGCGTCATCAGCGGCAATGAGGCCAATTCAGGCGGCGGCATTTGCAATAATGCTCCATACGGAACATGCCGCCCAAAGTTGACCAACTGTATTATCAGCGGTAACCAGGCTTTCCAGTTGGGCGGGGGCATGTGGAACAGCAACTATGGTTTCAGTTACGTTGTCTGCGAACCGATCCTGACCAATTGTACCATCAGCGGCAACAGGACTGTGGATGACGACTGGGGTTATGGCCCTCCTAATAACGGCGGCGGAGGAATTTACAGTGAATCGAGCGCTGTTCAATTGATTAATTGCATATTATGGAACAACGCTTCTCCAACGTTTGGGAGCGAAATCCTCCTGAATGGCACCCCTTTGCCCTCGTTTACGAATTGTATTGTCAAGGGCAGCGGCGGCAGCGCTGCCTGGGACACGTCCCTGGGGACGGACAACGGGGGCAACATCGATGTTGATCCGCTTTTCGTTGTCCCGCCAGATCCGGCTGCCGCCCCGACCACGGCCGGTGACGTGCACCTTCAAGCCGGCTCGCCCGGTATTGACCAGGGAACGGCAACCGGCGCGCCGGCCACGGACATAGACGGCCATACCCGGGATGCCTCACCGGACATGGGGGCGGATGAGTTTGTTCCGGATACGGACGGAGACGGCGAACCGGACATAACCGACGGCTGCCCCAATGATCCTTTAAAAATCACCTCCGGTGCTTGCGGTTGCGGTACGCCGGATACGGATACCGACGGTGATGGAACACCGAACTGCTCTGATGGTTGCCCGAATGATCGGCTCAAAACGTCTCCGGGTGCTTGCGGCTGCGGTACACCGGACACGGATACCGACGGTAATGGGACACCGGATTGCGTCTCTGCCGCCCCCCAGGGGCCGGTGGCAAATGCCGGACCGGATCAGGCTGTTGACAGTGAAACATTGGTTTATCTGTATGGCTACCACTCATATGATCCGGACGGAACCATCGTGAGCTATTTATGGGAACAGACGGATGGACCGGTTGTCACCCTGACGGACGTCAACAGCATGGTTGCCCAATTTACATCTCCGTCAGTTGTCACGGGAGAAGTGCCGCTGACGTTTACCCTGACCGTTATCGACGATGATGGTTTGTCTTCATCCGCATCCGTTCATGTAACGATAAGTTCACCGTATGAGGACTCATGTGAAGAACCGCCACAACCCATTTCCCCGGCAAGTGGTGTTAAGGATCTGTCATTGACGCCGGTCCTCGTGATTGATAAGGGCCTTGATCCCATAACCTGCGGCACGGTTGACAAGACCCGCTGGCAAATAAGTGAAGATTCCGATTTTCAAAACCTGCTTTATGACCGGAATGTATTTGAAGGTGATCTGTTCAGTCACCGGGTACCCCCGGGAGTGCTGAAACCCTACTGGACATATTACTGGAGAGCTAATATACATTGCGGCAGCGGGTGTTTATCGGAATATTCAACGCCATCTTTTTTTGTGACGGGTGGCGTGGAAAATGACGCCAATTGGGACGGCATGCCGGATGATCAGGAACCGACCGGGAAAAGGGATTTGAACGGGGACGGACAGCCGGACACCCAAGGGAATCATTTCAGGAGCGTGAGAACGGTAGTCGGAAACAAGAATGTCGCCATTGAAACTTCTGGAAATATCACTTTTCTGCAATCCCTGGGCAACAATAGCCAGGAGATCATTGACGGAATGCCGGCCAACATGCCCTGGGGGTTGATTAATTTCAGAATTGAAACCGCAAACCCGGGGGATACCGTTCAGGTAATCATTTATTTGGATAAAAAAGCACCGGCAGATTCCGTGTTTTACAAGTATGACCCTATAGACGGGTGGATCGATTACAGCGATCATGCCACATTCGCGCCTGACATGAAGTCCGTAACCATCGAAATCCAGGATGGCGGGTTTGGCGATCTGGACGGTGTTGCCAATGGCGTTGTGGTCGATCCCGCCGGCATTGGCACTGAAAAAGTTGGGGGTGGCGGCAGCGGTGGCGGCTGTTTTCTGAATGTCGCCTTCGAATAG